A genomic window from Arthrobacter globiformis includes:
- a CDS encoding PfkB family carbohydrate kinase, translating into MSTRLPAVTVVGSINLDIIATTDRLPTAGETIGGGVLQQQPGGKGANQAAAAARLAGSARMIGAVGDDGQGRLMLEALSGAGVDTADVAVLDGDATGTALIVVDRDGENQIVVCPGANSAFSLEGVEFGSDETVLCQLEVGLPVVMEAARRSTGFFVINAAPAMDLPAELLDRCDLVIVNESEYELIPALADAKLVAVTYGKDGSAMFEHGRKVAEAPAVSVAVANTIGAGDAFCAALVLALRSGTDYSTALAVANAVGADAVGDSSSQPALARLEEYVERVAGAGVAAP; encoded by the coding sequence ATGAGCACTCGACTTCCTGCCGTCACTGTTGTCGGCAGCATCAATCTGGACATCATCGCCACCACGGACCGGCTCCCCACCGCCGGGGAGACCATCGGCGGCGGCGTGCTGCAGCAGCAGCCCGGCGGCAAGGGAGCCAACCAGGCCGCGGCCGCCGCGCGCCTGGCCGGCAGCGCGAGGATGATCGGCGCGGTGGGCGACGACGGCCAGGGCCGCCTGATGCTCGAAGCTCTGTCCGGCGCCGGTGTGGACACCGCCGACGTGGCGGTGCTCGACGGCGACGCGACCGGCACCGCACTGATCGTGGTGGACCGCGACGGCGAGAACCAGATCGTGGTGTGCCCTGGGGCGAACTCAGCATTTTCGCTGGAGGGCGTCGAGTTTGGGTCCGACGAGACCGTGCTGTGCCAGCTCGAGGTCGGCCTGCCCGTGGTGATGGAGGCGGCGCGGCGTTCCACCGGCTTCTTCGTCATCAACGCGGCCCCGGCAATGGACCTGCCCGCGGAGCTGCTGGACCGGTGCGACCTGGTGATCGTCAATGAGTCCGAATACGAGCTGATTCCGGCACTGGCTGACGCGAAGCTGGTGGCCGTGACGTACGGGAAGGACGGGTCGGCGATGTTCGAGCACGGTCGGAAGGTGGCCGAGGCGCCTGCTGTCTCCGTGGCGGTGGCCAACACCATCGGGGCGGGCGACGCGTTTTGTGCGGCGCTGGTGCTGGCGCTCCGGAGCGGAACGGACTACTCCACGGCGCTGGCCGTGGCGAACGCTGTGGGGGCGGATGCGGTGGGCGATTCGTCCTCGCAGCCGGCGCTGGCGAGACTCGAGGAGTACGTTGAGCGAGTGGCTGGGGCCGGGGTTGCTGCGCCGTGA
- a CDS encoding MFS transporter yields the protein MNTPTAGTASPPSAVENEDVHQTKLSGRRAALLISTLLLGVLSFQLNASMVTPALPQIAASFGLGADAAAPVQSMFFLAGAIAGPVIGRWSDFIGRRTALLLVLAIMGAGTILCIAAPTLPILITGRFLQGVSSAVFALSYIVLSENLQPRVFGTSVGIIAAINGGIGGVDGYVGGLMSETLGFRSIFAVVLVLTAVAAGCILRTVPKGRPHGVRGAMDWWGAGSLSVFLVFITYFVSGGSAAGWTAPGTLALLAGTVASFAAFWMIEKRRSHPLFAVHHLRSRQVWPVIATTVLTLAGIFAVMNFTVVLLSQDHDAGFGLSASVSALLFLTPAALIGVFAAPLAGWLAGRRGWIKTLRAGTALSLACAVAAALFSDNQIAVMVAVAALGIFYNGLFLTAINGLSVLLSPKEAPAALPGINGASFGIGASLGVVIVAPFAAQTTSAGYATALWISVGITAAAFIVSLFVAAPKGETL from the coding sequence GTGAACACACCAACCGCCGGCACCGCCTCGCCGCCATCCGCCGTCGAAAATGAAGACGTGCACCAGACCAAACTGAGCGGCCGCCGCGCCGCCCTCCTCATCTCCACCCTGCTCCTCGGCGTGCTGTCCTTCCAGCTCAACGCCAGCATGGTCACCCCGGCGCTGCCGCAGATCGCCGCCAGCTTCGGTCTGGGCGCCGACGCGGCCGCCCCCGTGCAGTCCATGTTCTTCCTCGCCGGCGCCATCGCCGGGCCCGTGATCGGCAGGTGGAGCGACTTCATCGGCCGGCGCACCGCCCTCCTGCTGGTGCTGGCCATCATGGGCGCCGGAACCATCCTGTGCATCGCCGCGCCGACGCTGCCGATCCTCATCACCGGCCGCTTCCTGCAGGGCGTGTCCAGCGCGGTCTTCGCACTCTCCTACATCGTGCTCAGCGAGAACCTGCAGCCGCGCGTCTTCGGCACCTCCGTGGGCATCATCGCTGCCATTAACGGCGGCATCGGGGGAGTGGACGGCTACGTCGGCGGCCTGATGTCCGAGACCCTCGGCTTCCGGTCCATCTTCGCCGTCGTGCTGGTGCTCACCGCCGTCGCCGCCGGCTGCATCCTCAGGACCGTCCCGAAGGGACGGCCGCACGGCGTCCGCGGCGCCATGGACTGGTGGGGGGCGGGCTCACTCTCGGTTTTCCTGGTGTTCATCACATACTTCGTCTCCGGCGGATCGGCCGCCGGCTGGACCGCCCCGGGCACGCTGGCCCTGCTGGCCGGAACCGTTGCCTCTTTCGCCGCCTTCTGGATGATCGAGAAACGGCGCAGCCACCCGCTCTTCGCCGTCCACCACCTGCGCTCCCGGCAGGTGTGGCCCGTCATCGCGACCACCGTGCTGACCCTCGCCGGCATCTTCGCCGTCATGAACTTCACCGTGGTGCTGCTCAGCCAGGATCACGACGCCGGGTTCGGGCTTTCCGCTTCTGTCTCCGCCCTGCTGTTCCTCACCCCGGCCGCGCTCATCGGCGTCTTTGCGGCGCCTTTGGCCGGGTGGCTGGCCGGCCGCCGCGGCTGGATCAAGACCCTCCGCGCCGGCACCGCGCTCAGCCTGGCCTGTGCCGTGGCCGCCGCCTTGTTTTCCGACAACCAGATCGCGGTGATGGTCGCCGTCGCGGCCCTCGGCATCTTCTACAACGGCCTCTTCCTCACGGCGATCAACGGGCTCTCCGTCCTGCTCTCGCCCAAGGAAGCCCCCGCCGCTCTGCCGGGCATCAACGGTGCCTCTTTCGGCATCGGGGCGAGCCTCGGCGTCGTGATTGTGGCGCCGTTCGCCGCCCAGACCACCTCGGCCGGTTACGCCACCGCCCTCTGGATCTCGGTGGGCATCACGGCCGCGGCGTTCATCGTCAGCCTCTTCGTCGCCGCCCCCAAGGGCGAAACCCTCTAA
- a CDS encoding nucleoside hydrolase, translated as MTSHPFYLDCDTGIDDALALAYLLASPQADVRGIGAVSGNVSAAVGARNTLDLLQLAGHAHIPVALGAHDPLAGSFGGGAPWVHGANGIGEVSLSTAAAELTSESAAEMLVRLAHEHPGTLRVLAIGPLTNIAEALRLEPELPQLVSKITIMGGAALAPGNLTPVAEANIANDPEAAALVLSAGWNVTLVPLDVTMTNVLEENHRQELLASSGSVPRALGEMLGYYFRFYEGIFGRACSAMHDPLAAALAVGAVTAAVAPIVHVDVDTTSGPGRGQTVCDLRGLYLDYPEQPGARCRVVLSLDDDFAPHLVETLLSFGAPAAAGDAVGAAVALGAAVV; from the coding sequence ATGACCAGCCACCCGTTCTACCTGGACTGCGACACCGGCATCGACGACGCCCTCGCCCTGGCCTACCTGCTCGCTTCGCCCCAGGCGGACGTGCGGGGGATCGGCGCCGTCAGCGGCAACGTCAGTGCCGCCGTCGGCGCCCGCAACACCCTGGACCTGCTCCAGCTCGCCGGGCACGCACATATTCCTGTTGCCCTCGGCGCGCACGATCCCCTTGCCGGTTCCTTTGGCGGGGGAGCGCCGTGGGTGCACGGCGCCAACGGCATCGGCGAGGTGTCGCTTTCGACGGCGGCTGCCGAACTTACGTCGGAGAGCGCAGCGGAGATGCTGGTGCGGCTCGCACACGAGCACCCCGGCACGCTGCGGGTCCTGGCCATCGGCCCGCTCACCAACATCGCCGAGGCCCTGCGGCTGGAGCCCGAGCTGCCTCAGTTGGTTTCGAAGATCACGATCATGGGCGGCGCGGCCCTCGCCCCGGGGAACCTCACGCCCGTGGCGGAGGCGAACATCGCCAACGACCCCGAGGCCGCCGCCCTGGTGCTGTCCGCCGGCTGGAACGTGACCCTGGTGCCGCTGGACGTGACCATGACCAACGTGCTGGAGGAGAACCACCGGCAGGAACTGCTTGCCTCTTCCGGTTCTGTGCCGCGGGCGCTGGGGGAGATGCTGGGCTACTACTTCCGGTTCTACGAGGGAATCTTTGGCCGGGCCTGCTCCGCCATGCACGATCCCCTCGCCGCCGCGCTCGCGGTTGGTGCTGTGACCGCTGCCGTCGCCCCGATAGTGCATGTGGACGTCGACACCACTTCCGGGCCGGGCCGCGGGCAGACCGTCTGCGACCTCCGGGGACTGTACCTGGACTATCCCGAGCAGCCCGGTGCCCGCTGCCGGGTGGTGCTGTCGCTGGATGATGACTTCGCGCCGCATTTGGTGGAGACGCTGCTGTCGTTCGGGGCTCCAGCGGCTGCGGGTGATGCGGTGGGTGCGGCTGTGGCCTTGGGTGCGGCCGTCGTCTAG
- a CDS encoding GNAT family N-acetyltransferase produces MTVVFRLATAADYSEVQRITREAYLHAGHFAADHPYMSALDDVEHRAKHAEVWVAESSGAVVAAVTLTFAGQPYSEIAMENELEFRMLAVDPAVQGGGVGRALVRRVIEHAESLPNIRAISITSATFMERAHALYESLGFRRVPARDWYVPDEDVLLWVFRLELAVVELVDTAHDSAGG; encoded by the coding sequence GTGACTGTGGTTTTCAGGCTGGCAACGGCCGCCGACTATTCAGAGGTCCAGAGAATCACGCGAGAGGCGTACCTCCACGCCGGGCACTTCGCTGCCGACCACCCATACATGAGTGCGCTGGATGACGTGGAACACCGGGCGAAGCATGCCGAGGTGTGGGTCGCCGAATCATCGGGCGCAGTCGTGGCAGCAGTGACGCTCACCTTCGCAGGACAACCGTACAGCGAGATTGCAATGGAAAATGAGCTCGAGTTCCGGATGCTCGCGGTTGATCCTGCCGTTCAAGGCGGCGGCGTTGGGCGTGCCCTTGTCCGGCGGGTCATCGAACACGCGGAGTCGTTGCCGAATATCAGGGCGATCAGCATAACGAGCGCGACGTTCATGGAACGGGCGCATGCTCTTTACGAATCCCTGGGCTTCCGGAGGGTCCCGGCCCGCGACTGGTACGTGCCGGATGAGGATGTGCTGCTGTGGGTGTTCCGGTTGGAGTTGGCGGTGGTCGAGCTTGTCGATACGGCGCACGACTCGGCCGGTGGTTGA
- a CDS encoding FCD domain-containing protein: MLAISWLDSVAGPDPVTGANLEHSNQQHQEIVDAILRGDADGAYQVALDHLQGTASLPHGFLVSPEDSSPAASGDS; the protein is encoded by the coding sequence ATGCTGGCAATTTCTTGGCTGGATTCGGTCGCTGGACCGGATCCCGTTACTGGTGCCAACCTTGAGCATTCCAATCAGCAGCATCAGGAAATTGTCGACGCAATTCTCCGTGGCGATGCGGATGGCGCCTACCAGGTTGCCCTCGATCATCTCCAGGGAACTGCCTCCCTGCCTCATGGATTCCTGGTCTCGCCGGAGGATTCCTCACCGGCAGCCTCCGGCGACTCCTGA
- a CDS encoding DUF3320 domain-containing protein — MSLSNREYVGRALEALAVGLEPYIASVLSEVAPGVAWTKIIQHKDENAGRAAQSYAPTDLSLQLRIMTESMGSLGYPFNLPHDARSHTSELRQARNRWAHNESFDDADTFRALDTAGRLAKVIGLDQTQNELVALLTEYQNRSSPNREQSEEDQQALPAAVAQSDHPEESLPGEPLVHGPAASAPQVVVDVTTADALSYAMAHNGFRFVRQVKITNIGAEIRGAVVQVEASAQSGRISGDFQQYVDLAAGQTITLDDLNVPVQAATMYELADRQMGKVLVTVHSAGADAAVAELGRAEADLTLLPAQLWIAGQGLVSYEFLAAYVQPHHPSIAKLMSEAADILMQTTGSGSFDGYLEDGDRVDQIVFAIAQAMSARDIRYSMPPASWGLEGQQVRTPAQVLDDRLGTCLDTTLVLAAALEFCGIRPLIWLVEGHAFLGYWREEGSLSTAASDDVPELVSLVQRGFIGLVETTLLTGSQPISAAALRSSPLNRYVESGNDEITAVTDVRRARLDGIYPLPARTTSDAGGYTVVNYVPETKTAPVLPKKAASSGGTARTTSDVPPRVVQWKNALLDLSLRNRLINFTDTARFPLAVPTAWMGAFEDLISKGTSVSLLPSNQISAIHQERGIRFGNDLPQDELADLLSSKKSVFAEVSEDGYNAKMRGLAYKAKTQLEETGANNLYLAIGSLMWELDGRALRSPLVLVPVKLTSAGKNGLYRVTLDETGQSTPNYCLLEKLAQSHDLRIPGLAEPEEDGYGIDLDAAFAAVRAAVSAKGLAFRVENTVDLSMLQFAKFRLWKDLDENWKEFTANSLVNHLISTPTELYSDSVPVTPDVELDALAAQCPIPADSSQLEAVASAAAGQTFVLEGPPGTGKSQTITNLLTRAIVDGKRVLFVAEKRAALDVVQKRLDDVGMGPFSLDLHDKGSKPAVVRAQIKHALELRLSANEQQLETASTDLASARRGLVRYAHNVHEVNGAQLSLYSARTKALTYELDHATVPLSPELTASLNGSTLNSIRQVFRELPEFTDPVRPGPDHPWRFVSVAGGEQHEQQLLALGQRLNEALKALRPTPGLSLVLDAAQTPADVGTLATLLQDRNVPVGTLDVVRSGDWSVNAEQLEKLVTAFASVQHPGLEHVAPVAMDLPLPEILGRAQQAAASGFWGRKKRLLAVAAELSPVLVSGAEVRHKELVPLLEKLVAVQQEVSGLRATRGSLPGLPTDQHWNPLTPDAQADLRHRISWLRWAAQAVQPSPEPDVVSFQTELRAFLQDAPDVHQNVVGWLRELSLAWEEFLQIQCVGSGDLRVWSGERGFLARWWETSVPRRLDAAGSVPLTRWFELVRHVEPLRAAGLVDARIAILDGELEADDAAAAFERGLAEGSLAERRIATGLNDFDATVHERTIERFTTRAETVRELLKTNLPAEVLSSRTVSSSSTSGRMGELQRQLTRQRGGMSVRKLMEQYADLITGIMPCTLVSPDSVARFFPAKAGLFDIVVFDEASQIRVADAVGAMGRGASVVVVGDSKQMPPTSFAEISSDAGSDGDAEISVVEDMESILSECVEARVPRQWLSWHYRSQDESLIAFSNQQYYDSKLSSFPGPSHGAANAGVRGHGVNFVRVDGQFHRSGPSKVLRTNPVEAAAVVAEIRHRFDADPADTPSIGVVTFNLQQRALIEGLLRDTGEPRILAALDDDSEGLFVKNLENVQGDERDVILFSTGFSKNDKGYLPLNFGPLNRSGGERRLNVAVTRARRQVIVFSSFNPADLRSEETSSVGIKHLRSYLDLAEQGTAALPYDGRRAASVDLHREEIADALRDRGFVVSSDVGLSDFKVDLSVASAEDPSRQLMAILLDGPAWAARRTAGDRDGLPRDVLTRMMRWPSVQRVWLPAWLADRDAVLDKLEAALEEAYEAAAPDSELQDALTGGTPAVTRSGRRAAEPAAPEQEFVLVAGKYTSPLGQGTLLEAVQANPRPATLVSASAQSSYEPWTVRRFGGLEVLDTLHSRRSLTAVREAIQDVIAAEGPIHQERLAKLVCAAFELNKVNSQRANSVLDVLDESLHYCDADGFIWDASVDREMWEQFRPNSVDITRKPEHISVVEIRNAMVDIVRLSGGIAVDELHRETIRTFGGKRLTAGVTARLNEGLQYGVDTKRLELRGAFVQLAS, encoded by the coding sequence ATGAGTCTGTCCAACCGCGAGTATGTGGGCCGGGCCCTTGAGGCCTTGGCGGTTGGCCTTGAGCCCTACATCGCATCAGTGCTCTCTGAGGTAGCCCCCGGCGTGGCATGGACCAAGATCATTCAGCACAAGGATGAGAACGCTGGCCGCGCTGCGCAATCCTACGCACCCACGGATCTCAGCCTGCAGCTGCGCATCATGACTGAATCCATGGGCTCACTTGGCTACCCCTTCAACCTCCCGCATGACGCACGCAGCCACACCTCCGAGCTGCGCCAGGCACGGAACCGCTGGGCCCACAATGAGAGCTTCGACGACGCCGATACGTTCCGTGCCCTGGACACTGCAGGTCGGCTGGCCAAAGTGATCGGGCTGGACCAAACTCAGAACGAGTTGGTTGCGCTTCTCACCGAGTACCAGAACAGGTCCTCTCCGAACCGGGAACAATCGGAAGAAGACCAGCAGGCTCTGCCGGCCGCCGTCGCGCAGTCCGACCACCCGGAGGAAAGCCTTCCGGGTGAGCCCTTGGTCCATGGGCCGGCTGCATCCGCTCCTCAAGTTGTGGTCGACGTGACCACTGCAGATGCACTGAGCTACGCGATGGCGCACAACGGCTTCCGCTTCGTCAGGCAGGTCAAGATCACCAACATTGGCGCGGAAATCCGTGGTGCAGTGGTCCAGGTGGAGGCCTCCGCGCAGTCAGGCCGGATCTCCGGCGACTTCCAGCAGTATGTGGACCTTGCCGCAGGCCAAACCATCACGCTCGATGACCTCAACGTCCCGGTTCAGGCTGCCACCATGTATGAACTGGCTGACCGCCAGATGGGAAAGGTGCTGGTGACCGTCCATTCGGCGGGTGCCGATGCCGCCGTGGCGGAGCTGGGCCGCGCAGAGGCGGACCTGACGCTCCTGCCCGCCCAGTTGTGGATCGCCGGCCAGGGACTCGTCTCCTACGAGTTCCTGGCCGCGTACGTGCAGCCGCACCATCCCAGCATCGCCAAACTCATGTCCGAAGCCGCCGACATCCTCATGCAAACAACCGGCAGCGGCAGCTTCGACGGGTACCTGGAAGACGGGGACCGGGTTGATCAGATCGTGTTCGCCATCGCCCAGGCCATGAGCGCCCGTGACATCCGTTACAGCATGCCACCTGCCAGCTGGGGACTGGAGGGCCAGCAGGTCCGCACGCCCGCGCAGGTCCTCGACGACCGTCTGGGCACGTGCCTCGACACCACGCTGGTCCTGGCCGCCGCGCTGGAATTCTGCGGCATCCGGCCTCTGATCTGGCTGGTGGAGGGCCACGCCTTCCTCGGCTACTGGCGGGAAGAAGGCAGCCTCAGCACTGCGGCGTCCGACGACGTGCCCGAGCTGGTCAGCCTTGTACAGCGGGGCTTCATCGGCCTCGTGGAAACCACGCTCCTCACCGGCAGTCAGCCGATCTCGGCGGCCGCACTCCGCAGCAGCCCGCTGAACCGTTATGTGGAAAGCGGCAATGACGAGATCACCGCGGTGACTGACGTCAGGCGCGCCCGCCTCGATGGCATCTACCCACTGCCGGCCCGGACCACGTCCGACGCCGGAGGCTACACCGTGGTCAACTACGTCCCGGAAACCAAGACTGCGCCGGTGCTGCCGAAGAAAGCAGCCTCAAGCGGGGGAACGGCCAGGACCACAAGCGATGTTCCACCCCGGGTGGTCCAGTGGAAGAACGCCCTGCTGGACCTGAGCCTGCGGAACAGGCTCATCAACTTCACTGACACCGCCCGGTTCCCACTCGCAGTGCCTACCGCATGGATGGGCGCCTTCGAGGACCTCATCAGCAAGGGCACGTCCGTTAGCCTGCTTCCGTCAAACCAGATCAGTGCCATCCACCAGGAGCGCGGCATCCGCTTTGGCAACGACCTTCCCCAAGACGAACTCGCGGACCTGCTCAGCTCCAAAAAGTCCGTGTTTGCCGAGGTCAGCGAAGACGGCTACAACGCCAAGATGCGCGGGCTCGCCTACAAGGCCAAGACCCAGTTGGAGGAAACCGGAGCCAACAACCTCTACCTGGCCATCGGCAGCCTGATGTGGGAGCTGGACGGCCGGGCGCTTCGGTCCCCGCTGGTTCTGGTCCCGGTCAAACTGACCTCAGCAGGGAAAAACGGTTTATACCGGGTCACACTTGATGAGACCGGTCAGTCGACGCCCAACTACTGCCTCCTCGAGAAGCTGGCACAGTCTCACGACCTTCGGATTCCGGGCCTGGCCGAGCCGGAGGAAGACGGATATGGAATCGATCTGGACGCTGCGTTCGCTGCAGTCCGGGCCGCCGTTTCGGCTAAGGGACTGGCCTTCCGGGTGGAAAACACCGTGGACCTGTCCATGTTGCAGTTCGCCAAGTTCCGGCTGTGGAAGGACCTAGACGAGAACTGGAAGGAATTTACGGCCAACAGTCTGGTCAATCACCTGATCAGCACCCCCACAGAACTGTATTCAGACAGTGTTCCCGTTACGCCCGACGTCGAACTGGACGCCCTTGCTGCGCAGTGTCCGATACCAGCGGATTCGTCTCAGCTGGAGGCAGTGGCGTCTGCAGCCGCCGGCCAGACGTTCGTCCTGGAAGGCCCTCCGGGCACCGGAAAGTCACAGACCATCACCAACCTTCTGACCCGCGCCATTGTTGACGGCAAAAGGGTTTTGTTTGTTGCGGAGAAGCGGGCGGCACTCGACGTTGTTCAGAAGCGGCTCGACGACGTCGGGATGGGGCCGTTCTCCCTTGACCTCCATGACAAGGGCAGCAAGCCGGCGGTGGTCCGGGCGCAGATCAAACACGCCCTGGAGCTGCGCCTGTCTGCGAATGAACAGCAGCTTGAGACTGCCTCCACCGATCTTGCCTCGGCCCGCCGTGGACTGGTCCGGTATGCCCACAACGTCCATGAGGTGAATGGCGCCCAGCTTTCCCTCTACAGCGCGCGGACCAAGGCGCTGACCTATGAACTTGACCACGCGACGGTTCCGCTCAGCCCGGAACTGACAGCGTCCTTGAATGGCTCCACCCTGAACTCGATTCGGCAGGTGTTCCGGGAACTTCCGGAGTTCACCGACCCCGTCCGTCCTGGACCTGACCACCCATGGCGCTTCGTCTCTGTTGCCGGCGGCGAGCAGCACGAGCAGCAGCTGCTGGCTCTGGGACAGCGCCTCAACGAAGCGTTGAAGGCCCTGCGGCCGACTCCTGGGCTTTCTTTGGTTCTGGACGCAGCGCAAACGCCGGCCGACGTCGGAACTCTCGCTACTCTGCTGCAGGACCGGAACGTCCCAGTGGGAACACTGGATGTGGTCCGTTCCGGCGACTGGTCGGTTAACGCTGAACAGCTGGAGAAGCTGGTTACGGCCTTTGCCTCCGTTCAGCATCCGGGCCTTGAGCATGTAGCGCCGGTGGCTATGGATCTTCCTCTGCCAGAAATCCTCGGCCGTGCGCAGCAGGCCGCAGCATCCGGATTTTGGGGACGCAAGAAGCGGCTGCTGGCAGTGGCCGCCGAACTGTCTCCCGTGCTTGTATCTGGCGCTGAAGTCCGTCATAAGGAGCTTGTGCCGCTGCTGGAGAAACTGGTGGCTGTCCAGCAGGAGGTCTCCGGCCTGCGGGCAACGCGGGGCTCTTTGCCCGGGCTTCCTACGGATCAGCATTGGAACCCGCTGACGCCGGACGCACAAGCCGATCTCAGACACCGCATTTCCTGGCTTCGCTGGGCCGCGCAGGCGGTGCAGCCGTCCCCCGAACCTGACGTCGTGAGCTTCCAGACCGAGCTTCGTGCTTTCCTCCAGGATGCCCCAGACGTCCACCAGAACGTTGTGGGCTGGCTGCGGGAGCTTTCCCTAGCTTGGGAAGAGTTCCTGCAGATTCAATGTGTGGGTAGCGGTGACCTGCGTGTGTGGAGCGGTGAGCGGGGCTTCCTGGCTCGATGGTGGGAAACGTCCGTGCCGCGGCGACTGGACGCGGCGGGGTCGGTCCCGCTGACGCGGTGGTTTGAGCTCGTCCGTCATGTCGAGCCGCTGCGTGCCGCGGGGCTGGTGGACGCGCGTATTGCAATCCTCGACGGCGAGCTGGAGGCCGATGACGCAGCAGCAGCCTTTGAGCGCGGCCTAGCTGAAGGGTCGCTGGCCGAACGGCGCATCGCCACGGGGTTGAACGATTTTGACGCCACGGTTCACGAGCGCACTATCGAGCGGTTTACCACCCGTGCCGAAACGGTACGCGAGCTGCTCAAAACCAACCTCCCCGCCGAGGTTCTGAGCTCCCGGACGGTCTCGTCGTCGTCGACCTCCGGGCGCATGGGCGAGCTGCAACGGCAACTGACCAGGCAGCGGGGCGGCATGTCCGTCCGCAAACTGATGGAACAGTACGCAGACCTCATCACGGGGATCATGCCCTGCACGCTGGTCAGCCCGGATTCGGTGGCGCGCTTCTTCCCCGCCAAGGCAGGTCTGTTCGACATCGTGGTGTTCGACGAAGCCTCACAGATCCGGGTTGCCGACGCGGTAGGTGCCATGGGCCGCGGTGCGTCAGTGGTGGTCGTGGGTGACAGCAAGCAGATGCCGCCCACGTCGTTCGCGGAGATTTCCTCCGACGCCGGCAGCGACGGCGACGCCGAGATCTCCGTGGTGGAGGATATGGAGTCGATCCTTTCCGAATGCGTGGAAGCGCGGGTGCCGCGGCAGTGGCTGTCCTGGCACTACCGGAGCCAGGACGAATCGCTGATTGCTTTCAGTAACCAGCAGTACTACGACAGCAAGCTTTCCTCGTTCCCGGGCCCGTCCCATGGCGCTGCGAATGCGGGTGTTCGCGGGCACGGGGTGAACTTTGTCCGGGTCGACGGCCAGTTCCACCGTTCGGGACCATCCAAGGTCCTTCGTACCAATCCTGTGGAGGCCGCGGCGGTGGTGGCCGAGATCCGTCACAGGTTTGATGCTGATCCCGCGGACACTCCCTCCATCGGTGTGGTGACGTTCAACCTGCAGCAACGCGCACTGATCGAAGGTCTGCTGCGCGACACGGGGGAGCCGCGCATCCTCGCTGCTCTTGACGACGACTCAGAAGGGCTTTTCGTTAAAAACCTCGAGAACGTGCAAGGTGATGAGCGGGACGTCATCCTGTTCTCGACGGGGTTCAGCAAGAATGACAAGGGATACCTGCCGCTGAACTTTGGTCCCTTGAACCGGTCTGGTGGGGAACGGCGCCTCAACGTTGCTGTCACCCGTGCACGCCGACAAGTTATTGTTTTCTCCAGCTTCAACCCGGCCGACCTGCGCTCCGAGGAAACCAGCTCCGTTGGCATCAAGCACCTGCGGTCTTACCTTGACCTGGCAGAGCAGGGCACCGCGGCGCTGCCTTACGACGGGCGTCGCGCCGCCAGTGTCGACCTGCATCGCGAAGAAATAGCCGACGCGTTGCGGGACCGCGGCTTTGTTGTTTCGTCGGATGTGGGGTTGTCCGATTTCAAGGTGGACCTGAGTGTTGCGTCGGCGGAAGACCCGTCCCGCCAGCTGATGGCGATTCTGTTGGACGGTCCCGCGTGGGCTGCCCGCCGGACGGCGGGCGACCGGGACGGGCTGCCCCGGGATGTCCTGACGCGCATGATGCGCTGGCCCTCAGTGCAGCGGGTCTGGCTGCCGGCGTGGCTGGCCGACCGGGACGCGGTGCTGGACAAGCTTGAAGCTGCTCTGGAGGAAGCGTACGAGGCGGCAGCTCCCGATTCAGAACTTCAGGATGCGTTGACTGGCGGAACTCCCGCGGTGACGCGCTCCGGACGACGGGCGGCAGAGCCGGCCGCACCTGAGCAGGAGTTCGTTCTGGTCGCCGGCAAGTACACTTCGCCGCTGGGCCAGGGAACCCTCCTGGAGGCCGTTCAAGCGAACCCTAGGCCAGCCACGCTTGTTAGCGCATCCGCCCAGTCCAGCTACGAGCCTTGGACTGTCCGGCGCTTCGGCGGCCTTGAAGTACTGGACACGCTTCACTCCCGCCGCTCCTTAACAGCCGTACGCGAAGCTATCCAAGATGTGATCGCAGCAGAAGGACCTATCCACCAGGAGCGGCTCGCCAAGCTCGTCTGCGCTGCTTTTGAACTCAACAAGGTGAACTCGCAAAGGGCAAATTCCGTACTCGATGTTTTGGACGAATCACTCCACTATTGCGACGCCGACGGTTTTATCTGGGACGCTTCGGTTGACCGGGAGATGTGGGAGCAGTTCCGCCCTAACAGCGTTGACATCACGAGGAAACCTGAGCACATCAGCGTTGTCGAAATTCGGAACGCGATGGTCGACATCGTGCGGCTCTCCGGTGGCATCGCAGTGGACGAGCTCCACCGAGAGACCATCAGGACTTTCGGGGGCAAGCGTTTGACGGCAGGTGTGACAGCCCGCCTGAACGAAGGTCTGCAGTATGGCGTCGACACGAAGAGGCTTGAGCTTCGAGGTGCATTCGTGCAGCTGGCTAGCTAG